One genomic segment of Profundibacter amoris includes these proteins:
- the prfA gene encoding peptide chain release factor 1 — MVPLDKLMQITQRFEFLEAQMAQGDAGADIAVLAREYSDLKPVVEQVVEYRQLLSDLEEAEAMLADPEMKELAEEELPALRERLPVVEQALQLSLLPKDAADARPAMIEIRPGTGGDEAALFAGDLLRMYQNYAANHGWKFEIIEQNITELGGIKEVIAHVQGDGVFARLKYESGVHRVQRVPTTESGGRVHTSAATVAVLPEAEDVDIQIDPNDLRIDTMRASGAGGQHVNTTDSAVRILHIPTGIIVVSSEKSQHRNREIAMQVMKTRLYDLERQRVDDERSADRKSQVGSGDRSERIRTYNFPQGRVSDHRINLTLYKLDAVMQGDLDEIIDALQADAQATLLAEMEQ; from the coding sequence ATGGTTCCTTTAGATAAACTTATGCAAATCACCCAGCGGTTCGAGTTTCTGGAAGCGCAGATGGCCCAAGGCGACGCGGGGGCTGATATTGCCGTGCTGGCGCGTGAATATTCCGACCTGAAGCCGGTGGTCGAACAGGTGGTGGAATACCGCCAGCTTTTGTCCGATCTGGAAGAGGCCGAAGCGATGCTGGCCGATCCCGAAATGAAAGAGCTGGCCGAGGAAGAGCTGCCCGCCCTGCGCGAACGCCTGCCGGTGGTCGAACAGGCGCTGCAACTGTCCCTGCTGCCCAAGGACGCCGCCGACGCCCGCCCCGCGATGATCGAGATCCGCCCCGGTACCGGCGGAGACGAGGCCGCGTTGTTTGCCGGTGATCTGCTGCGGATGTATCAGAACTACGCCGCGAACCATGGCTGGAAATTCGAGATCATCGAGCAAAACATCACAGAATTGGGCGGCATCAAAGAGGTGATCGCCCATGTGCAGGGCGATGGCGTCTTTGCCCGCCTGAAATACGAATCCGGCGTGCACCGCGTGCAGCGTGTGCCAACCACCGAAAGCGGCGGGCGGGTGCATACATCGGCCGCCACCGTGGCCGTGTTGCCCGAAGCCGAGGATGTGGACATCCAGATTGACCCGAATGACTTGCGGATCGACACCATGCGCGCCTCGGGGGCCGGTGGCCAGCACGTCAACACCACCGATTCCGCCGTGCGGATTTTGCATATTCCGACCGGCATTATCGTGGTCAGCAGTGAAAAATCCCAGCACCGCAACCGCGAAATCGCCATGCAGGTGATGAAAACCCGCCTTTACGATCTGGAACGCCAGCGGGTGGATGACGAACGCTCGGCCGATCGCAAAAGCCAGGTAGGGTCGGGCGACCGCTCGGAACGCATCCGCACCTATAATTTTCCGCAAGGGCGCGTGTCGGACCACCGGATCAACCTGACGCTTTATAAACTGGATGCAGTGATGCAGGGTGATCTGGACGAAATCATCGACGCGCTTCAGGCCGACGCACAGGCCACGTTGCTGGCCGAGATGGAACAATGA